A genomic segment from Agelaius phoeniceus isolate bAgePho1 chromosome 2, bAgePho1.hap1, whole genome shotgun sequence encodes:
- the UNC50 gene encoding protein unc-50 homolog yields the protein MLPTTLVNSGSQGNGVLSRRDAARHTAGAKRYKYLRRLFHFRQMDFEFALWQMLYLFTSPQRVYRNFHYRKQTKDQWARDDPAFLVLLSIWLCVSTVGFGFVLDMGFFETIKLLLWVVFIDCVGVGLLIATLMWFISNKYLVKQQNRDYDVEWGYAFDVHLNAFYPLLVILHFIQLFFINYVIISDSVIGYFVGNTLWLIAIGYYIYVTFLGYSALPFLKNTAILLYPFALLIMLYLISLACGWNFTKMLCSFYKYRVK from the exons ATGCTGCCAACCACGCTGGTTAATTCTGGGAGCCAGGGCAATGGTGTGCTGAGCCGCAGAGATGCTGCGAGGCACACGGCCGGAGCAAAACGCTACAAGTACCTCCGGAGGCTCTTCCACTTCCGACAGATGGACTTCGAGTTTGCGCTTTGGCAGATGCTTTACCTGTTCACTTCACCACAGAGGGTTTACAGGAACTTTCACTACAGAAAACAGACAAAGGACCAATGGGCAAGAGATGATCCTGCTTTCCTTGTGCTGCTCAGTATCTGGCTCTGCG TGTCTACTGTAGGATTTGGATTTGTGTTGGacatgggtttttttgaaaCAATAAAACTGCTACTTTGGGTTGTATTCATAGACTGCGTAGGCGTGGGGCTCCTGATTGCAACTCTGATGTG GTTCATTTCAAATAAGTACTTAGTGAAGCAGCAGAACAGAGATTATGATGTGGAGTGGGGATATGCCTTTGATGTACATCTGAATGCTTTCTACCCTCTTCTGGTCATTCTGCATTTTATCCAGCTGTTCTTCATCAACT ATGTCATCATATCTGATTCTGTCATTGGGTATTTTGTTGGGAATACATTATGGCTGATTGCAATTGGCTATTACATCTACGTGACATTCCTAGGATACAGTG CATTGCCCTTTTTGAAGAACACAGCTATTCTTTTGTATCCATTTGCACTTCTCATCATGCTCTATTTGATCTCATTAGCATGTGGATGGAACTTCACCAAGATGCTTTGTTCCTTTTATAAATACAGAGTGAAATAA
- the COA5 gene encoding cytochrome c oxidase assembly factor 5, producing the protein MPKYYEDKEEDGRACSGVREDLRQCLLESPCVLQENKSPKQCLREGHCRSLQVTFFACKRSMLDTRARFRGRKGY; encoded by the exons ATGCCCAAGTACTACGAGGATAAGGAGGAGGACGGGCGCGCCTGCAGCGGCGTGAGGGAGGACCTGCGGCAGTGCCTGCTGGAGAGCCCCTGCGTCTTGCAG gaaaacaaaagccctAAACAATGCTTGAGGGAAGGACACTGTAGGAGTTTGCAAGTGACATTCTTTGCGTGCAAAAGATCAATG TTGGATACCAGGGCAAGATTCAGAGGAAGGAAGGGATACTGA